One Panulirus ornatus isolate Po-2019 chromosome 62, ASM3632096v1, whole genome shotgun sequence DNA window includes the following coding sequences:
- the LOC139745706 gene encoding uncharacterized protein yields MSTNSSKNFSLHGDHHFLAADFTRALKLQVPCKSDCSSEVECSQTHPEQWSSSSCSSKDYLLISEISLDAQATVDSSLASDDPSHNEGDDSGWGKDGWPVNRCLPFPKWGCQCPGLNFASVHQYQTFHDLVTHYLHQALDDHCYDSLSNFVVFCQEYRNSREKYPTLLEFYREYVPALLPGRFNCVGLATDLASRLSVLEILYPGVVDATYQVSCEDNIESLDWYCSFREPPLARCVKDHVLLCIKIIVSSRSGVVLLDPAFHIGQPITVMEDGLEPQSSVIKASTTRPEVHRTFEYRFRGDNPAYVFWDMIEKREGKPDKKCPSLIYVCKPYLSSVDVAERCNLVYHYKSLLRRNSQGHLISGLYFRVRDCQNTNITFFHQVNGAIRHLKHPLSYFLDEASRDEKVEEVIKAVAAGTDWTKCDLRTTLVTLAHLLQDKDLVQQVHELNNAIHEMCT; encoded by the exons ATGAGTACAAAttcctcaaagaacttctcactccatggagaccatcatttccttgctgctGATTTTACCagagccttaaagctgcaggtgCCTTGTAAAAG TGACTGTTCATCTGAGGTTGAATGTAGCCAGACCCACCCTGAACAGTGGTCATCGTCGTCCTGTAGCTCCAAGGATTACCTTCTCATCTCTGAGATCAGCTTGGATGCTCAAGCTACTGTGGACAGTTCTCTAGCTTCAGATGATCCCAGTCATAATGAAGGTGATGACAGTGGTTGGGGGAAGGATGGCTGGCCCGTCAACCGTTGTTTGCCTTTCCCGAAGTGGGGCTGCCAGTGCCCTGGGCTCAACTTTGCTAGCGTGCACCAGTACCAGACATTCCACGATCTCGTTACACACTACCTACATCAGGCTCTAGACGACCACTGTTACGACTCACTCTCCAACTTTGTTGT GTTCTGCCAAGAGTATAGGAATTCACGTGAGAAGTACCCAACATTGTTAGAGTTCTACCGTGAGTATGTTCCTGCGCTCCTACCCGGCCGCTTCAACTGTGTGGGTTTAGCTACTGACCTGGCCAGCAGACTGTCTGTCCTGGAGATTCTCTATCCAGGAGTCGTGGACGCCACCTACCAG GTGTCGTGTGAGGATAACATAGAGAGCTTGGATTGGTACTGCTCATTTCGGGAACCTCCACTGGCGAGGTGTGTTAAGGACCACGTGCTGCTGTGTATCAAGATCATTGTGTCGAGCCGATCGGGCGTGGTGCTCCTGGACCCTGCCTTCCACATCGGCCAGCCTATCACTGTCATGGAGGACGGTCTTGAGCCACAGTCTAGTGTCATAAAGGCCAGTACAACACGTCCGGAAGTTCATAGGACATTCGAGTACCGTTTCCGGGGTGATAATCCTGCCTATGTTTTCTGGGATATGATTGAGAAGCGAGAAGGAAAGCCAGATAAGAAGTGCCCAAGTTTAATCTACGTCTGTAAGCCATACCTCTCTAGTGTGGATGTTGCTGAGCGTTGTAATCTTGTCTATCACTACAAGAGTCTACTGAGACGCAACAGTCAAGGACACCTAATTAGCGGACTTTACTTTCGTGTGCGAGATTGTCAGAACACCAATATAACTTTCTTCCATCAAGTTAATGGTGCAATTAGACATTTAAAACATCCATTAAGCTACTTTCTGGACGAAGCGTCTCGGGatgagaaagtggaggaagtaattAAAGCAGTTGCAGCAGGAACAGACTGGACCAAGTGCGACCTTCGCACCACTTTAGTAACTCTTGCTCACCTTCTGCAGGATAAAGATCTGGTGCAGCAAGTACATGAGTTAAACAATGCCATACATGAGATGTGTACATAA